In a single window of the Allobranchiibius huperziae genome:
- a CDS encoding HNH endonuclease signature motif containing protein has protein sequence MSSTPGLVAVGDSAGSPVPAALSATDPLDEVGVICGRLNAAHADLIDLVTDLVREESWAIGGIRSPEHWLTCFAGVSPATARDLVRIATRSVELPALCREVHAGRLSLGQAAVVAAHTPTGYDQAVVDLAVHATVPQLRRALVKYDFATPTDEADTPPAPPDPFSVAAQPAELSMWCDHDRFHLTYSVPADIGALVQQALAEAKDTLFLATTNTKDDGRRVRMADAMAQIASRSLDAGTVTTAGRAEKFRIYLHLDTTGQGWLTTRGALPPHLLRKWTCDGVLQPVWETGGTPVNVGRAHRIVPRRTRRLVEDRDRGCAYPGCLAIHHLECHHIVHWADGGPTNMANLISLCPHHHDRHHTGDFTIHPAPDRPGRFRFATRHGHPIEPTVATPPDSPEPTAAPRYPGPTNEILHLDQVRFHRRSSGPPG, from the coding sequence ATGAGTTCGACACCGGGTCTGGTCGCTGTCGGTGACAGCGCGGGCAGCCCTGTGCCTGCTGCACTTTCGGCAACGGACCCGTTGGACGAGGTCGGGGTGATCTGCGGTCGGTTGAACGCCGCACACGCCGACCTGATCGACCTGGTCACCGACCTGGTGCGCGAGGAGTCGTGGGCGATCGGCGGGATCCGCTCCCCCGAACACTGGTTGACCTGCTTCGCCGGAGTATCCCCCGCCACCGCCCGCGACCTGGTCCGCATCGCCACCCGGTCCGTCGAGCTGCCCGCCCTGTGCCGGGAGGTGCACGCCGGGCGGCTCTCGCTGGGTCAGGCCGCCGTGGTCGCCGCGCACACCCCGACCGGGTACGACCAGGCCGTCGTGGACCTGGCGGTGCACGCCACCGTGCCCCAACTACGCCGTGCCCTGGTCAAATACGACTTCGCCACCCCCACCGACGAGGCGGACACCCCGCCGGCCCCACCAGACCCGTTCTCCGTCGCGGCGCAACCGGCGGAACTATCGATGTGGTGCGACCACGACCGGTTCCACCTGACCTACTCCGTACCCGCCGACATCGGAGCCCTGGTCCAACAAGCCCTCGCAGAGGCCAAAGACACCCTCTTCCTCGCCACCACCAACACGAAAGACGACGGGCGGCGGGTGCGGATGGCCGACGCCATGGCCCAAATCGCCTCCCGCTCCCTGGACGCAGGGACCGTCACCACCGCCGGGCGGGCCGAGAAGTTCCGGATCTACCTGCACCTGGACACCACCGGCCAAGGCTGGCTGACCACACGCGGCGCCCTACCACCGCACCTCCTGAGGAAGTGGACCTGCGACGGGGTGCTCCAACCCGTCTGGGAAACCGGCGGCACCCCCGTCAACGTCGGACGCGCCCACCGCATCGTCCCGCGCCGCACCCGACGCCTGGTCGAAGACCGCGACCGCGGCTGCGCCTACCCCGGCTGCCTGGCGATCCACCACCTGGAATGCCACCACATCGTCCACTGGGCCGACGGCGGACCCACCAACATGGCCAACCTGATCAGCCTGTGCCCCCACCACCACGACCGACACCACACCGGCGACTTCACCATCCACCCCGCGCCCGACAGACCCGGACGGTTCCGATTCGCCACCCGCCACGGGCACCCCATCGAACCCACCGTCGCCACCCCACCCGACAGCCCCGAACCCACGGCAGCACCGCGCTACCCCGGACCCACCAACGAGATCCTGCACCTGGACCAGGTCAGATTTCACCGTCGAAGCAGCGGTCCGCCCGGATGA
- a CDS encoding TIGR03086 family metal-binding protein, with the protein MSGHAGTEPLIDTALTQFAELVGSVDDWQAQTPCEDWSVGELVDHVTGNTARFAAMARGEEVDWSAKPESGPDRVAAFDSAADELRDAWSEGTPAPVGMASGEYAVHTWDLATALGRSTSDLDPAVAESGLEFMRGNLTDDSRGEVFGPEKPAPQDADTYGTLAAFAGRSVT; encoded by the coding sequence ATGAGTGGACACGCTGGCACCGAGCCGTTGATCGACACCGCCCTCACTCAGTTCGCGGAGCTGGTCGGCTCCGTCGACGACTGGCAGGCACAGACACCGTGCGAGGACTGGTCGGTCGGCGAGCTCGTCGACCACGTGACCGGCAACACCGCGCGATTCGCCGCGATGGCGCGCGGCGAGGAGGTCGACTGGTCGGCGAAGCCCGAGTCCGGACCGGACAGGGTCGCGGCCTTCGACTCCGCGGCCGACGAGCTGCGCGACGCCTGGAGCGAAGGCACCCCGGCACCGGTCGGAATGGCGAGCGGCGAGTACGCCGTGCACACCTGGGATCTCGCGACCGCGCTCGGCCGGTCGACATCCGATCTCGACCCGGCAGTGGCCGAATCCGGTCTGGAGTTCATGCGGGGCAATCTGACCGACGACTCCCGCGGTGAGGTGTTCGGGCCGGAGAAACCGGCACCGCAGGACGCCGACACCTACGGCACGCTCGCGGCCTTCGCCGGCCGTTCGGTCACCTAG
- a CDS encoding GNAT family N-acetyltransferase: MSNTDERPQEVDCHAEPATAAVDGRLAVEILQSREVPLGGPRAMTVRRTLPQRQRSLIGAWCFADHYGPDDVSTTGGMDVPPHPHTGLQTVSWLFSGEVEHRDTLGSHAMVRPGELNLMTAGVGIAHTEVSTARTTILEGVQLWVALPDADRDTDPAFEHYVPPEVRLPGARARVFLGDLLGSRSPVHTFTPLLGAELTLGPGAHLDIRVRTDFEHGLLIDTGEVLVGETRVLRAQLAYVGTGADTIVVTNTGDGPARLILLGGTPFGEEVLMWWNFVGRTHEEIVRYREQWETGSLRFGQVQGYTGEIQHLAAPRLPNAVLRPRRNPAPEAGPMPTVTVSDHPEQHRYEVFDDGTLAGFSAYADRGGQRVVFHTEVAQEYGGRGLGTMLVAQLLEHIRTSGRRVVAVCPLVAAYLDKHRDQYADIADPVTPDVLSWLQSRSTGTAR; the protein is encoded by the coding sequence ATGAGCAACACCGACGAGCGGCCGCAAGAGGTCGACTGCCACGCGGAGCCGGCTACTGCTGCTGTCGACGGCCGCCTCGCGGTGGAGATCCTGCAGTCGCGAGAGGTGCCGCTCGGCGGCCCGCGGGCCATGACGGTGCGCCGTACGTTGCCCCAGCGGCAGCGCTCGCTCATCGGGGCCTGGTGCTTCGCCGACCACTACGGCCCGGACGACGTCTCGACGACCGGCGGGATGGACGTGCCGCCGCATCCGCACACCGGTCTGCAGACGGTGAGTTGGCTCTTCAGCGGCGAGGTCGAGCATCGGGACACCCTCGGGTCGCACGCGATGGTGCGTCCGGGCGAGCTGAACCTGATGACCGCCGGCGTCGGCATCGCACACACCGAGGTGTCGACAGCCAGGACCACCATCCTGGAGGGGGTGCAGTTGTGGGTGGCGCTGCCCGACGCCGACCGCGACACCGACCCCGCGTTCGAGCACTACGTGCCGCCCGAGGTGCGCCTGCCGGGTGCCCGTGCACGGGTCTTTCTGGGCGACCTGCTCGGCAGCCGGTCGCCCGTGCACACCTTCACACCGCTGCTGGGCGCCGAACTCACCCTGGGCCCGGGTGCGCACCTCGACATCCGCGTCCGGACCGACTTCGAGCACGGCCTGCTCATCGACACCGGCGAAGTACTGGTCGGGGAAACCCGAGTCCTGCGAGCGCAACTCGCCTATGTGGGCACCGGCGCCGACACGATCGTCGTGACCAACACCGGTGACGGACCCGCGCGCCTGATCCTGCTGGGCGGCACACCGTTCGGCGAGGAGGTCCTGATGTGGTGGAACTTCGTCGGCCGCACCCATGAGGAGATCGTCCGCTACCGGGAGCAGTGGGAGACCGGCTCGCTGCGCTTCGGCCAGGTCCAGGGCTACACCGGCGAGATCCAGCACCTGGCGGCGCCACGGCTGCCCAACGCGGTGCTGCGACCCCGCCGTAACCCCGCACCAGAGGCGGGCCCGATGCCCACTGTCACCGTCTCGGACCACCCCGAGCAACACCGCTACGAGGTCTTCGACGACGGCACACTCGCGGGATTCAGCGCGTACGCCGATCGCGGCGGTCAGCGGGTCGTCTTCCACACGGAGGTGGCGCAGGAGTACGGCGGACGTGGCCTCGGCACGATGCTGGTGGCGCAACTTCTCGAGCACATCAGGACGAGCGGCAGACGGGTGGTGGCGGTCTGCCCGCTCGTGGCGGCATACCTGGACAAGCACCGCGATCAGTACGCCGACATCGCCGATCCGGTCACGCCCGACGTTCTGAGCTGGTTGCAGAGCCGGTCGACGGGAACAGCGCGATGA
- a CDS encoding NAD-dependent epimerase/dehydratase family protein, whose translation MTRTLVLGGTHFVGHAVVAAALARGHDVTTLTRGESGSPPPGVTARHADRTDPAALAAALGDDSWDLVVDTWSGSPRVVRDSARLLSGRAGHYAYVSSRSVYAWPIPVDADESAPVVDADPDGADSGDYAAAKRGGEFAVQRDFDGPALIARAGLILGPREDVGRLPWWLRRMAAGGPVPCPGPRDRPLQYIDARDLAVWLLDASARGVTGAFNAVSRPGHTTIGELLDLCREVTGSRAGLVWVTPEDVEAAGVSPWTELPIWLPPSGELAGLHAADVSAAYAAGLSCRPAARTVEDTWAWLRDVGEPPLRPDRPAPGMSPDAEARLLARA comes from the coding sequence ATGACCCGCACGCTCGTCCTCGGCGGCACCCACTTCGTCGGTCATGCGGTCGTCGCGGCCGCCCTGGCCCGAGGTCACGACGTCACGACCCTGACCCGGGGCGAGAGCGGGTCGCCGCCGCCCGGAGTGACGGCCCGCCACGCGGATCGCACCGACCCGGCCGCGCTTGCCGCCGCCCTGGGTGACGACAGCTGGGACCTCGTCGTCGACACCTGGTCGGGGTCGCCGCGTGTGGTCCGGGACAGCGCACGGCTTCTGTCCGGGCGAGCGGGGCACTACGCGTACGTCTCCTCGCGCTCCGTGTACGCATGGCCCATCCCGGTGGACGCCGACGAGAGTGCGCCGGTCGTCGACGCGGACCCGGACGGCGCCGATTCAGGCGACTACGCCGCAGCCAAGCGGGGCGGTGAGTTCGCGGTGCAGCGCGACTTCGACGGCCCGGCGCTGATCGCGCGCGCCGGGCTGATCCTCGGGCCGCGCGAGGACGTCGGGCGACTGCCGTGGTGGCTGCGCCGGATGGCCGCCGGGGGACCGGTGCCGTGCCCCGGCCCACGGGATCGCCCCTTGCAGTACATCGACGCCCGTGACCTCGCCGTGTGGCTGCTCGACGCGAGCGCGCGCGGGGTGACCGGTGCGTTCAACGCGGTGAGCCGCCCGGGTCACACGACCATCGGCGAGCTGCTCGATCTGTGTCGCGAGGTCACCGGGTCGCGGGCCGGCCTGGTGTGGGTCACCCCTGAGGACGTGGAGGCCGCCGGCGTCTCGCCGTGGACGGAACTGCCGATCTGGCTGCCGCCGTCCGGGGAGTTGGCCGGCCTGCACGCGGCCGATGTGTCAGCGGCGTACGCCGCCGGGTTGAGCTGCCGTCCGGCCGCGCGGACCGTCGAGGACACCTGGGCGTGGCTGCGCGACGTGGGCGAACCGCCGCTGCGGCCGGACCGGCCCGCGCCCGGGATGAGCCCCGACGCGGAGGCGCGGCTGCTGGCCCGGGCCTGA
- the rpmB gene encoding 50S ribosomal protein L28: protein MAATCDVCGKGPGFGHSISHSHRRTKRRWNPNIQRVRTMVGEAGKTPKRINVCTSCLKAGKVTR, encoded by the coding sequence GTGGCTGCCACGTGCGACGTCTGCGGCAAGGGACCCGGCTTCGGCCACAGCATTTCCCACTCACACCGTCGGACCAAGCGTCGCTGGAACCCCAACATCCAGCGCGTGCGGACCATGGTCGGCGAGGCCGGTAAGACCCCGAAGCGCATCAACGTGTGCACCTCCTGCCTCAAGGCCGGCAAGGTCACCCGCTGA
- a CDS encoding DAK2 domain-containing protein produces MPLEALDVQALRRWVITARVVLSEHADAINALNVFPVPDRDTGTNMSVTMELAVDGLASEAPPDLLTSVRVLARSTVLSARGNSGVILSQLVRGLADVVIALDGAPLRAPDVADVLREAARRARGGVRAPVGGTMLSVADAAAAAADGARDLPLVELVDAVVAAAEDAVGRTREQLPVLREAGVVDAGGVGYWLVLRSLQHVVRRAPGTVLGGGTPDWLAPPERPCPAGDSGRHGGDGPAYELVFVVHDTDDERIDRLAVVLEGLGDSVVVAGGPDVWSVHAHLDDLGAGLNAAAAAGRPGRFQVTRFADQLEDLRTPRQVASPVVAVLASPGLADLVHDADPGAQVLIAPDEHALGDALAGIGDRLLLTDTPALRSLAERAISGSPGSSVCHCQHPAQVLAALAVRAGQDDPAALRRDCDDAADAVTTHTLDGSDGAGDDIPARCRALLDRTVDDDVELVTLIAGADAPDGLLDALTEHLTAARPELEVTSFAGRRPGVVLDVGCE; encoded by the coding sequence ATGCCGCTCGAAGCGCTCGATGTGCAGGCGTTGCGCCGGTGGGTCATCACCGCCCGCGTCGTCCTGTCCGAGCACGCCGACGCCATCAACGCGCTGAACGTCTTTCCCGTGCCCGACCGGGACACCGGCACCAACATGAGCGTCACGATGGAGCTGGCGGTCGATGGCCTGGCCTCCGAGGCGCCGCCGGACCTGCTGACCTCGGTGCGGGTGCTCGCCCGGTCCACGGTGCTGTCCGCACGCGGCAACTCCGGGGTCATCCTCAGCCAGCTCGTGCGCGGCCTGGCGGACGTCGTGATCGCACTGGACGGCGCACCACTGCGCGCGCCCGACGTGGCCGACGTCCTGCGGGAGGCGGCGCGGCGGGCGCGCGGCGGGGTCCGTGCGCCGGTGGGGGGCACCATGCTGTCCGTCGCGGACGCAGCAGCCGCCGCTGCCGACGGTGCCCGCGATCTTCCGCTGGTCGAGTTGGTCGATGCGGTGGTGGCGGCCGCGGAGGACGCGGTCGGCCGTACCCGCGAGCAGCTGCCGGTGCTGCGCGAGGCGGGAGTGGTCGATGCCGGCGGGGTCGGCTACTGGCTCGTGCTGCGCTCCCTGCAACACGTCGTACGTCGCGCTCCGGGCACCGTCCTCGGCGGCGGCACGCCGGACTGGCTCGCCCCACCTGAGCGACCCTGCCCGGCGGGGGACAGCGGGCGGCATGGTGGGGACGGGCCGGCGTACGAGCTCGTCTTCGTGGTGCACGACACCGACGACGAGCGGATCGACCGGCTGGCGGTCGTCCTGGAGGGCCTCGGCGACAGCGTCGTGGTCGCGGGTGGGCCGGACGTGTGGAGCGTGCACGCCCACCTCGACGATCTCGGAGCCGGGCTGAACGCTGCGGCGGCCGCTGGGAGACCCGGCAGGTTCCAGGTGACCCGGTTCGCCGACCAGCTCGAGGACCTACGCACGCCGCGGCAGGTCGCCTCTCCCGTGGTGGCCGTGCTGGCATCACCCGGTCTGGCCGACCTGGTGCACGACGCCGATCCGGGCGCCCAGGTGCTGATCGCGCCGGACGAGCACGCCCTGGGAGACGCGCTCGCCGGCATCGGCGACCGGCTGCTGCTGACCGACACGCCTGCATTGCGATCACTCGCGGAACGCGCGATCTCGGGGTCGCCGGGATCGTCCGTCTGTCACTGCCAGCACCCCGCCCAGGTGCTCGCCGCGCTCGCGGTCCGCGCGGGGCAGGACGACCCGGCGGCGCTGCGGCGCGACTGCGACGACGCGGCCGACGCCGTGACCACCCACACCCTCGACGGATCCGATGGCGCCGGAGACGACATCCCGGCGCGGTGCCGTGCGCTGCTCGATCGGACGGTCGACGACGACGTCGAACTGGTCACCCTGATCGCCGGCGCCGACGCACCCGACGGCCTCTTGGACGCGCTGACCGAGCATCTGACCGCCGCGCGGCCGGAGCTGGAGGTCACCTCGTTCGCGGGACGCCGCCCCGGTGTCGTACTCGACGTGGGGTGCGAGTGA
- a CDS encoding ATP-dependent DNA helicase RecG produces MRVIDRRTKLVDVLGDAAKKLAKERDLRTVGDFLDFLPRRYIDATTSGHLSEFAMGEQAVLIATVVASTTRRMRQRRGEMLQVRIEDADGAQAELVFFSKYGHEQRLQPGVRGVFRGQLGTYGASVQLTHPDYSLLDAGGEEQIYAGGLVPLYRAIKGVTDMQLTRSYRLVLDQLDGSPDPVPPQILARHDLADQVAAYRAIHLPRTLGEAGRGRRRLRYDEALVVQTVLAQRRAEYDALQATARPPRTGGLLSAFDERLPFELTAGQREVGEQIAADMARTTPMHRLLQGEVGSGKTIVALRAMLATVDAGAQAALLAPTEVLAQQHHRSITAMLGDLAQGGMLGGAEHGTRVALLTGSMSRAQRAATLQEVLNQEAGIVIGTHALIQDTVMFGELGLVVVDEQHRFGVEQRDALRAKAARSPHVLVMTATPIPRTVAMTVFGDMDTSVLRELPRGRAPIVSHVVPAANPAWLQRTWQRLGEEVAQGHQAYVVCARIGDDDRSPGQAGEDSDLGELLDADPSETVDEGSAPQRPEAIGVHQMLEDLRAEPALAGLRIELLHGRLPADEKEAVMQTFGRGEIDVLVSTTVIEVGVDVPNATAMVVMDADRFGISQLHQLRGRVGRGSAGGLCLLVTGTDNEETVERLTAVAATTDGFALAELDLSLRSEGDILGARQSGHRSGLRLLRLAHPKDVELIDLARADAADLVASDPTLAEHPGLAQLVTTRLDDVQAAFLERG; encoded by the coding sequence GTGCGAGTGATCGATCGGCGCACCAAGCTCGTCGACGTGCTCGGCGACGCGGCGAAGAAACTCGCGAAGGAGCGCGACCTGCGCACCGTGGGCGACTTCCTGGACTTCCTGCCGCGCCGCTACATCGACGCGACCACCTCCGGCCACCTGTCGGAGTTCGCGATGGGGGAGCAGGCCGTGCTGATCGCGACGGTCGTCGCCTCCACCACCCGGCGGATGCGCCAGCGTCGCGGCGAGATGCTGCAGGTGCGCATCGAGGACGCCGACGGCGCGCAGGCCGAGCTGGTCTTCTTCAGCAAGTACGGCCATGAGCAACGGCTGCAGCCCGGGGTACGCGGGGTCTTCCGCGGCCAGCTCGGCACCTACGGCGCGAGCGTGCAGCTCACCCACCCCGACTACTCCCTCCTGGACGCCGGTGGCGAAGAACAGATCTACGCCGGGGGACTGGTGCCGCTCTACCGGGCCATCAAGGGCGTCACGGACATGCAGTTGACCCGTTCCTACCGTCTGGTGCTGGACCAGCTCGACGGATCCCCGGACCCGGTGCCACCGCAGATCCTGGCCCGGCACGACCTCGCCGACCAGGTGGCGGCATACCGCGCGATCCACCTGCCGCGCACGCTCGGCGAGGCGGGACGCGGGCGACGGCGGCTGCGCTACGACGAGGCGCTGGTCGTGCAGACCGTGCTCGCTCAGCGGCGGGCCGAGTACGACGCCCTGCAGGCCACGGCGCGTCCCCCGCGCACCGGCGGCCTGCTGTCCGCGTTCGACGAGCGGCTGCCGTTCGAGTTGACCGCCGGGCAGCGCGAGGTGGGCGAGCAGATCGCCGCCGACATGGCGCGTACGACGCCGATGCACCGCCTGCTGCAGGGCGAGGTCGGCTCCGGCAAGACCATCGTGGCGCTGCGGGCGATGCTGGCCACGGTCGATGCGGGTGCGCAGGCCGCGCTGCTCGCGCCGACCGAGGTGCTGGCCCAGCAGCATCACCGCTCCATCACCGCGATGCTCGGCGACCTCGCGCAGGGCGGGATGCTCGGCGGCGCGGAACACGGCACGCGGGTGGCCCTGCTGACCGGGTCGATGAGCCGCGCCCAGCGCGCCGCGACGCTGCAGGAGGTCCTGAATCAAGAGGCCGGCATCGTGATCGGCACCCACGCGCTGATCCAGGACACGGTGATGTTCGGCGAGCTCGGCCTGGTGGTCGTGGACGAGCAGCACCGCTTCGGCGTCGAGCAGCGGGATGCGTTGCGTGCCAAGGCTGCTCGCAGTCCCCACGTGCTGGTGATGACCGCGACACCCATCCCGCGCACGGTGGCGATGACGGTCTTCGGCGACATGGACACCTCCGTGCTGCGAGAGCTGCCACGGGGCCGCGCGCCGATCGTGTCGCACGTGGTGCCGGCGGCGAATCCCGCGTGGTTGCAGCGCACCTGGCAGCGGCTCGGCGAGGAGGTCGCACAGGGACACCAGGCGTACGTCGTGTGCGCGCGGATCGGTGACGACGATCGGTCGCCCGGGCAGGCCGGCGAGGACAGTGATCTCGGCGAGCTGCTCGACGCCGACCCGTCCGAGACCGTCGACGAGGGGTCGGCTCCCCAGCGACCGGAGGCGATCGGCGTCCACCAGATGCTCGAGGACCTGCGTGCCGAGCCCGCCCTCGCCGGGCTTCGGATCGAACTGCTGCACGGCCGGTTGCCCGCCGACGAGAAGGAGGCCGTGATGCAGACCTTCGGGCGCGGGGAGATCGACGTGCTGGTGAGCACCACGGTGATCGAGGTGGGGGTCGACGTCCCGAACGCGACGGCCATGGTCGTCATGGACGCCGACCGCTTCGGCATCTCCCAGCTGCACCAGCTGCGCGGGCGGGTCGGGCGGGGCAGCGCGGGCGGTCTGTGCCTTCTGGTCACCGGGACCGACAACGAGGAGACGGTCGAGCGGTTGACCGCCGTCGCCGCGACCACCGACGGGTTCGCGCTCGCCGAGCTGGACCTCAGCCTGCGCTCGGAGGGCGACATCCTCGGCGCCCGGCAGAGCGGCCACCGCTCCGGCCTGCGGCTGTTGCGGCTGGCCCACCCCAAGGACGTCGAGCTGATCGACCTCGCCCGCGCCGACGCCGCCGACCTGGTCGCCAGCGACCCCACCCTGGCGGAGCACCCGGGGCTCGCCCAGCTGGTCACCACCCGCCTGGACGACGTGCAGGCCGCCTTCCTGGAGCGCGGCTGA